The DNA region CCAAAATATTCAAGCTAAAAATCAGCAGCCTTTGAGAAAAAAGCAGTTTACTTAAACTCTTTAACTTTCATTTGAAAAGGGTAGAGTCATCCCCGGGTACGAAAAGGTTGCAGTTCTTTATCCAAAATCTCACACTTTAGCCAAATATGTGATAGTTGTGTACATAAAAGTTGGTTATTTTAAGTTGGATCAAActatttaaaatgtgtatattatgttttgggtggcgcagtggtagcgctgctgcctcgcagttaggagacccgggttcgcttccctggtccaccatgcgtggagtttgcatgttctccccgtgtctgcgtgggtttcctcccgcggtccaaagacatgcaggttaggtggattggtaattctaaattggccctagtgtgtgctgggtgtgtgggtgtgtgtcctgcggtggattggttccctgccttgtgccctgtgttggctgggattggctccagcaggctcccgtgaccctgtgttctgattcagcgggttggaaaatggatggatggatattatgttTTGAGGATTAGGGTTATAAAAGTAATAAATCTGAGTAAGGTTACCATAAAATGAGCGAAGTAAAGACAACAAGAAAACAacctgattgctttgtttcagcaTAAATGAATTGTGTTAGTGTGACATATGACATATTTTAGTCAATGcaactataaataataaattttagCAAACATAATTATAAgttaaagatacacagatttaaCTTTCTTTTGAGGGGTTAATCTGTCCCTCAGGTAGGGGACTTGGATTCCGACCCATATCCATGAGGAGGCGATGTTAGCCTCCACGCCACCCACCTGCATTTTCTGAGCAAATATTACTACAGGATTTTTTCATCGTTCCTGAAAAGAAGTGTtgattcctgttttctttttttgaaaacacgaCTCCAAACATcatatttgattaaaataaaaatacctttgtattgcagaacaaaataaaaacacctttGTACTTTACAATAAAGTGCGTCTTGTATGTTTTTAGATTACATGAATGGGAGAGCTATCAAACGTAAGtgatatatttgtttaaaaaaaaagaaaaaagaaacaatttcggAGTCGGAGGTAAAAATGTAAAACGCTGCGTTAAACCGCAGACAATCCCAATGTAACACGCGACGATCGACGTGTCCCGCCTGGCACGCCATTAACACTGACACTTCAGACAGAAGTCTCGTAGATTTTGTCGCGGCAGTTCGCCAGTTTAtaactttttgtaattttcttttttttttaattaaagttccCCTCTCGTTCACATATCGACTATATCTGCCCAGACTTGAtcctttttattttggtttatttatttgtgcagcttGGTTCCAGAGGACACTGAGATTTGTCCACATTTGCCACCAACAGATTCCATGCTTTCAGTTTATTCCGAGTGAATTTATCATTTTTGCATCTGTCActcttcaaataataaaaatccaATAGTACGAAAACGGTGTTCACATGAAATACACGTTGATTACTGATTGCAAGTTTACTCGCAGGTGACAGTAACGGCCATAATGAAATTACCTTCCACGGTGCATTCATTTTATATCAAGGGCAGGTTTCAAGATTCAGACAGCATTTAAGGCTCAGTGAAGACATGAATGTTCGGATTATACGACAATATTAATCATCATTAAGAAGTGAATTCACATTTGCATGGTTAGCGAACTCCTGTTTTCCCCCTTAATTTATTTGATCAGGACCCAGGGCAGGATGGTGGAGATGGTGGCTCCAACGATGATCAGCAGCAGACATACAAAGAGCACCTTCAACCTGCAGCAGCTGATCCTGTGGGTGCGATGAAGTGGCGCCAGGACGATGCTGACCGAGTCCTCCTCCGTCATTGGTCTCCCTTGGCTGCTGATGGTGAAGATTTGGGGATGGGTGCTTGGAGTCCTCGGGAGCCCCGGACTGCGTCTGAAGAAGCGCAGCAGACGAGTGCTCCTGGAGGGCCTGACTGCGTTCACCCCCTGGAGCTGATCCTGGGAATCCCAGGTGAAACCTGAGGACTGCGAGGACCCCAACGGAGTGGGCGACACGGGCACCTCCAACGTCTGCTTCACCGAGCTCACGTTGGGCAAGGCTAGTGGCTTTTTCTTGTTGATGTAGGTGAGATGTCTGCAGATGGGACAGATGATGTTTTTTCGGGTGACCGCCCCATCCTGGCTGCTGCTCACCAGTGTTTTCACCAGGCAGTCGTGGCAGAATTCGTGTCCGCAGCTTAGCGTTCTCTTCGAGGTCGATTTGTACGATTCATAGCAGACGGGACACTCCTCCGGTGGGGGATCGCCGGCTCTCGTGGCTGTGTGTTCCTCCTCAGTCGTCTTCCCCTTTGACTCGTCGGGTGCCTCCATTGATCGATTTCTCAGATCTGGTAAAGGCCGTTTCGCTGAGGTTTAGTTATCATCTGCAAAGAGGCTTAAAGTTGTCCTTCACGAGCGCCATTCTTGTGACAAATCCACCCGACCTGTCGAGTTCATTCAAATGAGAACCTCGTGGTGGCTCTTTGTCCCTCGAGTCCGTCCCGCTCATGTAAGCCTCCTTGCACGGACCAGCCCATCCATGGAAGTGTTCAGGTGTGCGAGGGTGACAATGCAAAATGACAACAGTTCCTCGCTTGCAAGGGTTGTAAATAACACCACATTCCAGTTTCGAGAGAGGCGTGCCGGCGAGAATCAGGAGCGGACAAACCGGATTTTCACCTGAACTTGACAACGCTGGCAGGGAGGAGACCCGGGAGAGCTGAAGACGCTCGCGAGTGGCGAGCAAACATCGACAAACTGGCGAATTAAGCTGGGGAGGCTAACCATGGCTGACCATTTCAAGTGAATTCCGTGAGAAGTTACAGTGCATCGAACACTGGAAACAAAATCCAGGATCCAGTTTGGCGTGTACGGCGTTGCGATTTACCGGAGCCGTTGTTCGTCATGCCCTACTTTTCCAAAAGGAAAGCGCGACGGGAAAATATGTTGCATAAAGTGTGTTATTTACTGTCCATTATCAAACACTTCAGAGCACTgctaaaaatgaaaagtttatcatttactttaacttttttttattgtagccTATTTATTTGAGCTATTTTAGCCTCACAATGGTTCtgttaatggcactttactgggttctGGGTTTGCCTAGAGTCATTGATgcaccattttattctgggacGGGTtatctgcatatgaagttggttctttgtgctttgaagaaCATCctagtatgtaaaaaaaaaaaaaaaaaaactgaaatcttcaaTGTAATATGCTACCGTATACCTATAGCAGGACAGATGGggaaaaaactaaacttggctcgTGTTATTGTGTGCAGcaagaacccttttaaaatcaggagcctgttggtatttcacaaatctgtctaTTCATGCTTATTTCCTGAATGGAGTCtcttatggatctaaataaataaaggttctttctcgAACCTTCATGCAGACAAGacttttaggaaccaaaaatggtcccccatggcatcactctgaagatccATGCTGTTTCATGAAGGCGGGAAGCAGTGAGTGCACAGCAGGAATGACACTCTGGTGCACAcgtaaaaatgaaggtgccagagtggcacctcagagcgatgccacaggggaaccatttGTAGCTCTcaaaagatccatccacatgaaggttccagaaagaatgtttgtttatttagatctgattaggctccatacagtaaatacccatgaacagatggtaacagatttgagaAATACCAATGACTCGTGATTTTACAGGGACTCTTCCTGAATACAACAACACAAgctggttttcttaatctgttagtgtccttctAGGCAGCTTGCCAAACatgaaagatttcatttttttttttttacatattaggaagtttttcaaagcccaaagaaccaacttcataggCAAAGAACCCTGACCAGAATTAAACAAGCCATAGCTCTACCAGGAACCGCAACCCAGTTATAAACCATAGAATGCCAATAAAGAACCAATATGTTTAATTGTGAGGGTGCTGTTCAATTGTAGGGCGAACACAccaaacctgcttgtctttggactgtgggaggaaactcatgtgcacacagagagaacatgaacAGCCCACAtagaaacagaaatctttaatgcatAGTGGGCGACCTagcgggatagatagatagatagatagatagatagatagatagatagatagatagatagatagatagatagatagatagatagatagatagatagatagactttaattttagtgtagtaggcaggataagatagatagatagatagatagatagatagatagatagatagatagatagatagatagatagatagatagatagatagatagatagatagatagatagatagatctgtaagaTTGGACTGTTGAGACCTTGTTTTTTTACCGTTCCATTTTATGctttgatttattctgttttcattGCTGACTTTAGGATTTCCAAATGATGCTAGTAGAACATAAGTATAGACAGAATCAAAACAAGATTTACAAAAAAGAGTGACATAATGGTAGAAATTGCACTAAAAAGACTCAGCTTCCTCAAACAGCACAGGTGCTGCTGCCCCCTTTTTACAGACGACGTctgtatttctctctctctctctctctctctctctctctctatatatatatatatatatatatatatatatatatatatatatataaatatatatatatatatatatatggttgaaatagtttactgtcaaataatgcaaagagtacgcgacacgtgtttcgacctaattttgggctcatcaggcgtacacactctactgcactcccttacgggaatcgaacctcgaacattggcgccgacttgctgaccaaccacaagcattacctggtaggtaaccacccatacaatcagattgtgattcagactacgaatgccgtgatgtaattaccccgatctacatgctgtcaaatgaacgcgGCGCAACgctaggggcttcacctctagcgctaacgtccgaggttcgattcccgtaagggagtgcagtgagtgtgtacgcctgatgagcccagaattagggcgaaacacgtgtcgcgtactctttgcattatttgacagtaaactatttcaaccattctatgatctgcttctcgcaactgaaagagggcacgtggcagatgttagccgacttgctgaccaaccacaagcgttacctggtagataaccacccatacaatcagattgtgattcagactacgaatgccgtgaatatatatatatgggtgaaTAGTGTTTCTGCTAAAATTGATTattggtttctttgttttttgtaatgtttaggtGTACAAAAGACCCATCACAccacttaacaatattatttactACTGGACCAGGAATGGTTTGATTCTCATTGAGTGGGCTTACAACCATTGAGTCATCTGCAATGTTTAAGATGTACAGTACTTGTTTCCAAAATTACTGTGAcaaccattagatagatagatagatagatagatagatagatagatagatagatagatagatagatagatagatagatagatagatagatagatagatagatagatagatagatagatagatagaactttatttgtccccagagggaaattttgctttttacagaagcgaaagaaagaaagaaagtatctcactgtttttctttctttctttctaataggTCATAAAaatctgaacttagcctgtgtgattgtatgcagtgagagttcttttaaaatcagggAGCCCATtgccatttcacaaatctgttaccacctGTTCATGGATATTTACTGTAAGGAGCCTGTTACGAATCAGAATAAATAATTGTTCCTTCTGCAACCTTGATGTGGATGGATCTTttagaaaccaaaaatggttcctcaaTGGCagcactctgaagaaccactctggcaccttaaCTTTTAAGAGTGCATGCATATtgcatacaaaataatttttttccacattaaaaaatattaattgaagAGCTTTACAGTCGGATTGCATGGGAATGGTGCCCTGTGCAGGGCCATTTCAGGACTCCGCAGTTGCCCCTGGGTAGCAGTAACTCTTCTGTCCcaatgcacacacacgcacactcttGAAAATCCTGCTTCTTTAATGGCGTTgtatggttctttattgggttgtgtgtttCCTTTTAGGGCCGGTTTATACCTCACATTCAGAATGCGTTTGCTCACACATCaaggctgccacgtgttcccagtgttcatttgatacgTCCTCTGAGCACGCCCTCAGAAATTAGagtcattgcttgacaaagcaccatttcattctgggaagggttttttttttgcatatggagttggttctttgtgctttgaaaaactttctaatatgtaaaataaaaaacctgagaatctttaatatatggtaggctacctatcAGGACACAAACAGATCCAGAATACTTGAGCTTGGTTTGTGTTGTTGCATGCAcagagagtccttttaaaatcaggagccattggtatttcacaaatctgttaccatctagtcaTAGTTATCTACTGTATGATGCCTGTTATGGATTTAAAGCAGGAGTtcataacagatttgtgaaagtaGAATAAATAAGGGTTCATACAGATGAGCATTTTGGAAATCACAAATGTTCCCCCTATGGTATCGCCTTAAATAAACACTCTGCACCTTATTTTTAAGTGTACGCTATTGTGTCGACTCTTGCTTACAGTCATTGTTAAATGATTCCCTGTgcttaatttttgttatttattggaCTTATCCTATATTATTTTCTAGATTAGATATGgacttttttgtaatgttttctacaaaggcactatataaaaagcaCACTGACTATTCTTTTACTTTACAAACTAAATCatctattgtttttttcttttttttttttttttttcctttggtgccACCTTGAAATGCAACTAGCAAAGAAAATGCGTCAATCCTTTCTCTTAAAGATGATTTGAGTTTCTTGCCATTTAACCTGCAAAATAAGAAAGGATCAGCAGCAGTGAAACCTGACAATTAGCACATTAAGTTGAACACATCCACACCCTTCCGATGTTGTAAAGGAACGATTACTTTAAATGATGTGTTgatggtttaaaaacaaaaaaggtgtgAGAGAAATCGAAGAAGGCACATGAGAGTAGATTcaagtggtgtggacatgtgatgaggagataAGTGGGCaacagagtgatgggaatggaagtacaggggaagagaaagtgaggcaggccaaagtggaggtggatggataaagtcaaaggagatctgaaggaaaagggtctgactggtgagggggtgcaggaccgagctgtatggaAGAGGTTGATGAAGCAGTTCAGtctcacatagaagtgggaaagaaTGAAGAGGAAGATGTAGAAACGAAAGAAAGGTGCAGGACTTGAACTTTAAAGTGAAAGGAGATCTGAATGAAAAGGTtctgactggcgaggaggtgcaggactgaggtgTGTGGAGAAAGATGACCAAGCATATTGATCTGACAGAGAAGTGgggaaaaatgaaaaggaagaaaaagaaagtgaagaaagCAAAATTCTACTCCAAAATTCTTCTAAGCACtcaaaacagtttttgtttttctaaatcctgggtgtctgctgctcattaatctTACGATATTTTAGTTCCCTCCAACACTGAAGAGAGGCCAGGGGGATACAATTGGAACAATTGAATGAAGGTATCAAGAGTGTTTTGTGATAGAAgagttaaggtgaaggttaaatgtgaggttttttagaggtggtaagaccagcaatgctGTGTGGAACGGAGACACAGGCAGG from Erpetoichthys calabaricus chromosome 14, fErpCal1.3, whole genome shotgun sequence includes:
- the LOC114665087 gene encoding RING finger protein 222: MEAPDESKGKTTEEEHTATRAGDPPPEECPVCYESYKSTSKRTLSCGHEFCHDCLVKTLVSSSQDGAVTRKNIICPICRHLTYINKKKPLALPNVSSVKQTLEVPVSPTPLGSSQSSGFTWDSQDQLQGVNAVRPSRSTRLLRFFRRSPGLPRTPSTHPQIFTISSQGRPMTEEDSVSIVLAPLHRTHRISCCRLKVLFVCLLLIIVGATISTILPWVLIK